From the Brachyhypopomus gauderio isolate BG-103 chromosome 5, BGAUD_0.2, whole genome shotgun sequence genome, one window contains:
- the LOC143513765 gene encoding uncharacterized protein LOC143513765 has translation MGVELEEQQSSGEGDDERSSEYEDSELDWQEERERDRVEMERERMELEREREEVLEREAVTARERQVEKEMERERIGERERMQWEITERERTGEVDRQEDYLRHISQYEVLKGPPGENGIPGPKGETGEKGQKGEPGIGHRGPVGQAGAPGQKGEPGEPGPPGAQGIQGIRGNPGIPGTPGQRGQSGDPGESGREGDRGRRGKNGSPGSPGAPGHPGKEGPPGLPGLKGDKGDSIPGEPGDRGVAGLQGRRGPKGTVGTRGAPGLLGPKGLPGVKGEKGDKGLPGYRGEKGSPLSVPGPRGFKGLKGDAGDRGAPGFDGDKGEKGEDGPPGLKGLKGEPGTKGSMGLFGARGPVGQKGEPGELGTNGVVGRNGQDGLNGEKGDKGDIGLQGQKGDRGDKGEHGLPGDDGIKGEKGFRGLPGQIGRAGLDGDRGSTGASGTPGTPGLHGLPGHKGDKGDTGLNGLDGAPGRNGEKGSTGFPGFPGFKGSKGPPGPIGAPGRPGLVGPKGEIGPKGETGRRGRGKLCQRGLPGAPGQRGLDGDIGGEGRKGEKGEPGLTAEDVKDLVTKEVVEKCGKDFLLVVNTNDPDEGSILEELEEGGREDSLSLPIHSLTEKMGVEIEEQTTPAPEGPALVYRNITGVTEEGLQDVRHRRNTLRNIPVSGTVGSEGEVCLAPMSEGHCSDYTLLWYFHARSGRCRPFVYSGCGGNRNRFQTKHDCQTYCVLLGQIGAGS, from the exons ATGGGGGTGGAGTTAGAGGAGCAGCAGAGCTCAGGTGAGGGGGATGACGAGAGAAGCAGCGAATACGAGGACAGTGAGTTGGActggcaggaggagagagagagagacagagtggagatggagagagagaggatggagctggaacgggagagggaggaggtgctGGAGAGGGAAGCAGTCACAGCAAGAGAACGACAGgtggagaaagagatggagagagagaggataggagagagagagagaatgcagtgggagatcacagagagagagaggacaggagaggtgGACAGACAGGAGGACTATCTGAGACACATCTCCCAGTATGAGGTGCTAAAG GGACCTCCTGGTGAAAATGGTATACCAGGCCCAAAG GGGGAGACTGGAGAGAAGGGTCAAAAG GGAGAACCTGGAATTGGGCACCGTGGACCTGTTGGTCAAGCTGGTGCTCCTGGACAAAAG GGTGAACCTGGGGAACCAGGGCCCCCTGGAGCACAAGGCATTCAGGGTATCCGTGGCAACCCTGGAATCCCAGGAACACCGGGTCAAAGAGGCCAGTCAGGAGACCCCGGGGAGTCTGGTAGAGAG GGTGacagaggaagaagagggaAAAATGGATCACCTGGCTCTCCGGGTGCACCTGGACATCCAGGAAAGGAG GGACCACCTGGTCTACCAGGACTGAAAGGGGACAAG GGTGACAGTATCCCAGGGGAACCAGGAGACAGAGGTGTGGCTGGTCTTCAAGGCCGCAGG GGGCCCAAGGGCACTGTGGGTACCAGAGGAGCTCCAGGCCTTCTT GGTCCTAAAGGCCTCCCTGGTGTGAAAGGTGAAAAG GGTGATAAAGGTTTGCCTGGATATAGAGGAGAAAAG GGGAGTCCTCTGTCTGTGCCAGGGCCACGTGGCTTTAAGGGATTAAAGGGAGATGCG GGAGACAGAGGTGCTCCAGGGTTTGATGGAGATAAAGGGGAGAAGGGAGAGGATGGCCCTCCCGGACTGAAA GGTTTGAAAGGAGAGCCTGGGACCAAAGGAAGTATGGGGCTCTTTGGAGCACGAGGCCCCGTAGGACAGAAG GGAGAACCAGGGGAATTGGGCActaatggtgtggtg GGTCGTAACGGACAAGACGGACTGAATGGTGAAAAAGGTGACAAGGGCGACATAGGCCTGCAGGGTCAAAAGGGCGACCGA GGTGATAAAGGAGAGCATGGTTTACCAGGGGATGATGGCATCAAAGGAGAAAAG GGCTTCCGAGGTTTACCTGGACAGATAGGCAGAGCAGGACTAGATGGAGACCGG GGCAGCACAGGAGCATCTGGGACCCCTGGCACTCCAGGACTGCATGGGCTCCCTGGACACAAA GGAGATAAAGGTGATACAGGTCTGAATGGACTTGATGGTGCACCAGGAAGAAATGGAGAGAAG GGATCTACTGGATTTCCAGGTTTCCCTGGATTTAAAGGTTCAAAAGGTCCACCAGGACCCATTGGAGCTCCGGGTCGACCCGGTCTTGTTGGCCCCAAAGGAGAAATTGGACCAAAG ggagagacaggcagaaGAGGCAGAGGGAAGCTTTGCCAGAGAGGTCTCCCTGGAGCTCCTGGACAAAGAGGCCTGGAC GGAGACATCGGAGGAGAGGGTAGGAAGGGAGAGAAAGGCGAACCGGGACTCACG GCAGAAGATGTGAAGGACCTGGTGACCAAAGAAGTGGTGGAAAAGTGTG GGAAAGACTTCCTTCTTGTCGTGAACACCAATGATCCGGATGAAGGGAGCATTCTGGAGGAGTTGGAGGAGGGGGGAAGagaggactctctctctcttcccattCACAGCCTCACTGAAAAGATGGGTGTGGAGATAGAGGAGCAAACGACGCCAGCTCCTGAGGGGCCAGCGCTAGTGTACAGAAACATCACAG GAGTCACAGAAGAGGGACTGCAGGACGTGAGACATCGCAGGAACACTCTCAGAAAcataccag TGAGCGGCACTGTGGGCTCTGAGGGGGAGGTGTGTCTCGCGCCCATGTCCGAGGGACACTGCTCAGACTACACGCTGCTCTGGTACTTTCACGCCCGCTCCGGGCGTTGCCGACCATTCGTGTACAGTGGCTGCGGGGGGAACAGAAACCGTTTCCAGACAAAACACGACTGCCAGACCTACTGTGTCCTGCTGGGACAAATAG